In Opitutaceae bacterium TAV5, one genomic interval encodes:
- a CDS encoding transporter, which yields MKSLRYRLFTHIISSLGGIVTLAVCLRAESPVEPPPPPAVPLAAVVAEIIASDPELKFYESEIEAAKIGRRTAALWNDPELSIEGGRKTVHDERGKLQDVGASWSLSITQTFEWPGRLALRKSIANRDVAMAELGFARFRHALGARARTLAQGLHAADARAAAVREVADRFETLKDTFLARDPAGITPLLETRVIEASELALQRRATEAALAAQAALIELNQLRGVAADTPLRIAAPRLKLNDAPPPGTLLAAAHENNFDFRMRRLEVEQQGYLVRLARNERYPAFSVSPFISQDKAGDRETIVGLGLSMPIPVTGRGRNAAAAAESRRRQAEALMLVAGRDLEREVLTTAQAFATKLAETRRWSPDSVEKFREAAELADRHYRLGAVPVATYVELQNSYLDAVEALLDTQREAMEAGLRLQELTGLEFNPVEVAP from the coding sequence ATGAAATCACTGCGTTATCGCCTTTTCACCCATATCATCAGCTCGCTCGGCGGGATCGTCACGCTGGCGGTTTGCCTCCGCGCCGAAAGTCCGGTCGAACCTCCTCCGCCTCCGGCCGTGCCGCTGGCGGCCGTGGTGGCGGAGATCATTGCCAGCGACCCCGAACTCAAATTTTACGAATCCGAAATCGAAGCCGCAAAAATCGGCCGCCGCACGGCGGCCTTGTGGAACGATCCCGAGCTTTCGATCGAAGGCGGCCGCAAGACCGTCCACGACGAGCGCGGCAAATTGCAGGACGTGGGCGCCTCATGGTCGCTCTCGATCACCCAGACCTTTGAATGGCCCGGGCGTCTGGCCCTCAGAAAATCCATTGCCAATCGCGATGTGGCGATGGCGGAGCTCGGTTTCGCCCGTTTCCGGCATGCGCTCGGCGCCCGCGCCCGCACGCTGGCCCAAGGGCTGCATGCGGCCGATGCCAGGGCGGCGGCCGTGCGCGAGGTCGCGGACCGGTTCGAGACTCTGAAGGACACGTTTCTCGCCCGCGACCCCGCCGGCATCACTCCGCTGCTCGAAACGCGTGTCATCGAGGCGAGCGAACTGGCGCTCCAGCGCCGCGCCACGGAGGCTGCGCTGGCGGCGCAGGCCGCGTTGATCGAGCTGAACCAGTTGCGCGGCGTCGCTGCCGACACGCCGCTCCGGATCGCCGCTCCGCGTCTGAAGCTGAACGACGCGCCCCCGCCCGGCACGTTGCTGGCCGCCGCGCACGAAAACAATTTCGACTTCCGGATGCGCCGCCTGGAGGTGGAGCAACAGGGCTACCTCGTACGGCTCGCCCGCAACGAACGTTATCCGGCCTTCAGCGTCAGCCCTTTCATCTCGCAGGACAAGGCCGGCGACCGGGAGACGATCGTCGGCCTGGGGCTTTCCATGCCGATCCCGGTCACGGGACGCGGGCGCAACGCGGCGGCCGCCGCCGAGTCCCGGCGACGCCAGGCCGAGGCCCTCATGCTCGTCGCCGGACGCGATCTCGAGCGCGAGGTGCTGACAACCGCACAGGCCTTCGCCACCAAGCTCGCGGAGACGCGCCGCTGGTCGCCGGACTCGGTGGAAAAATTCCGGGAAGCCGCCGAACTGGCCGACCGCCACTATCGCCTCGGCGCGGTGCCCGTCGCCACCTACGTCGAGCTCCAGAACAGTTATCTGGACGCGGTCGAGGCGCTCCTCGACACGCAGCGCGAGGCCATGGAGGCCGGGTTGCGTCTTCAGGAACTGACCGGGCTCGAATTCAATCCCGTGGAGGTTGCGCCATGA
- a CDS encoding cation transporter yields the protein MIDRILEFALRQRAFVLIGAAALVFIGAWSAWTLPIDAVPDITNVQVQINTAVPSLAPEEIEKLVTYPVEVEMGGIEKLSEIRSISKFGLSQVSLIFEEGTDIYRARQLAGERLQAVLDELPPGVTPKLAPITTGLGEIYHYTLHYKEDFADAPADPVERLRQLKLVQDYLVKPALRVVPGVTEVNTSGGYDKQIVIMPDPARLASAGLTVDDIADVISENVANAGGSVVEKGAEAVTVRSIGRVQTTEEIAALPLKFSGRAAALLVRDVAEIGIGSGVRTGSATHDGEEAVLGSVLMLIGQNSRTVSGRIHDRITELNTKLPSGMEIRTVYNRTDLVNATIATVEKNLFEGAILVIAVLIALLGNWRAALIVATAIPLSMLFAMTGMARYGVSGNLMSLGAVDFGLIVDGAVVMAENIVRMLAHRQKHLGRLLTKRERLHTILAACKQVGTPTVFGVAIITIVYLPMFTLTGVEGKMFTPMAFTVVFALIGALVLALTVVPVLCSFLMTGKVSEEDNVVIRLAKRVYTPVLHFSLRMRWLLLVLATGVFAFSLWVFGRLGAEFIPQLDEGSLAAQMIRTTSIGLTPSMEMQKAAERVMLEKFPEVTHTFSRVGTSEVATDPMGVNVGDSYILMKPPSEWRKVDGRTVTKEELTHLMSEELATRFPGQSYLFSQPIQLRFNELLSGSRADIAIKVFGDDYDTLERVAGEIREIVERIPGAADVEFDAAGKAPVLQIVLNRAAMARYNVQADAVNRVVETAFAGHESGVIVDGNRRYPIITRLAEAARQDFAAVGDLPVRTADGGTVALRQVADVSVTESVNTITREAFQRRMAIQVNLRGRDVQGFVDETREKIAAGIEMPDGYFVEYGGAFKNLQEARKRLTIVVPAALALIFLLIFMAFGSLRQALVVYSGIPLAVTGGILALWARDMPFSISAAVGFIALSGVAVLNGVMMITFINQLREEGRTVREAVIEGALTRLRPVLMTALVASLGFVPMALARGSGAEVQRPLATVVIGGIISATLLTLVLLPALYDWCEQRTWKPDSGSGKPAATTPAS from the coding sequence ATGATCGACAGAATCCTCGAGTTCGCTCTCCGCCAGCGCGCTTTCGTGCTCATCGGCGCTGCCGCGCTCGTTTTTATCGGCGCATGGTCGGCCTGGACGCTGCCCATCGACGCCGTTCCCGACATCACCAACGTGCAGGTGCAGATCAACACCGCGGTGCCCTCCCTCGCCCCCGAAGAGATCGAGAAGCTCGTCACGTATCCCGTGGAGGTCGAAATGGGCGGCATCGAAAAACTCTCCGAGATCCGCTCGATCTCCAAATTCGGCCTCTCCCAGGTGTCGCTGATCTTCGAGGAAGGCACTGACATCTACCGCGCGCGGCAGCTCGCCGGAGAACGCCTGCAGGCCGTCCTCGACGAGCTGCCGCCCGGCGTCACCCCGAAGCTCGCGCCGATCACGACCGGGCTCGGTGAAATCTACCACTACACGCTCCACTACAAGGAGGACTTCGCGGACGCCCCCGCCGATCCCGTCGAACGCCTGCGCCAGCTCAAGCTCGTGCAAGACTATCTCGTGAAACCGGCGCTCCGCGTGGTGCCCGGTGTCACCGAAGTGAATACATCGGGCGGTTACGACAAACAGATCGTGATCATGCCCGACCCCGCCCGGCTCGCCAGCGCGGGGCTCACGGTGGACGACATTGCCGACGTCATCTCGGAAAACGTCGCCAACGCCGGCGGCTCCGTCGTCGAAAAAGGCGCCGAGGCCGTCACCGTCCGCTCCATCGGTCGCGTGCAGACGACGGAGGAAATCGCCGCCCTGCCGCTCAAGTTTTCCGGTCGCGCCGCCGCCCTGCTCGTCCGCGACGTGGCCGAGATCGGCATCGGCTCCGGCGTGCGCACCGGTTCGGCCACGCACGACGGCGAGGAGGCCGTGCTCGGCTCCGTGCTCATGCTCATCGGGCAAAACAGCCGCACCGTCTCCGGACGCATTCACGATCGTATCACTGAACTAAATACAAAGCTCCCCTCCGGCATGGAGATCCGGACGGTTTACAACCGCACCGATCTCGTGAACGCCACCATCGCCACCGTGGAGAAAAACCTTTTCGAAGGAGCGATCCTCGTCATCGCCGTGCTGATCGCGCTGCTCGGCAACTGGCGCGCCGCGCTCATCGTGGCCACGGCGATCCCGCTCTCCATGCTCTTCGCGATGACGGGCATGGCGCGCTACGGAGTCTCGGGCAACCTCATGAGCCTGGGCGCCGTGGATTTCGGGCTGATCGTCGACGGCGCGGTCGTGATGGCCGAGAACATCGTGCGCATGCTCGCGCACCGGCAAAAGCACCTCGGGCGCCTGCTCACGAAACGCGAGCGTCTGCACACGATCCTCGCCGCCTGCAAGCAGGTCGGCACGCCCACGGTCTTCGGCGTGGCGATCATCACCATCGTTTACCTGCCCATGTTCACGCTCACCGGCGTGGAGGGAAAAATGTTCACGCCCATGGCGTTCACGGTGGTGTTCGCCCTGATCGGCGCACTCGTCCTGGCGCTCACGGTGGTGCCCGTTCTCTGCTCGTTTCTCATGACCGGCAAGGTCAGCGAGGAGGACAATGTCGTCATCCGCCTGGCCAAGCGCGTCTACACGCCGGTGCTGCACTTCAGCCTGCGGATGCGCTGGCTGCTGCTGGTGCTGGCGACGGGAGTGTTTGCGTTTTCGCTCTGGGTGTTCGGGCGGCTCGGCGCGGAATTCATCCCGCAACTCGACGAAGGTTCGCTCGCCGCCCAGATGATCCGCACCACGAGCATCGGCCTCACGCCCTCCATGGAGATGCAGAAAGCCGCCGAGCGGGTGATGCTGGAAAAATTTCCCGAAGTGACCCACACGTTCTCGCGCGTCGGCACGTCCGAAGTCGCGACCGATCCGATGGGCGTCAACGTCGGCGACAGCTACATCCTCATGAAACCGCCCTCCGAATGGCGCAAGGTCGACGGCCGCACCGTCACCAAGGAGGAGCTCACCCACCTGATGTCGGAGGAACTCGCCACGCGGTTCCCCGGGCAGAGCTACCTGTTCTCGCAACCCATCCAGCTCCGTTTCAACGAACTGCTTTCCGGCAGCCGCGCCGACATCGCCATCAAGGTATTTGGCGACGACTACGACACGCTGGAAAGAGTCGCCGGCGAAATCCGCGAGATTGTCGAAAGAATCCCCGGCGCCGCCGACGTGGAATTCGACGCGGCCGGCAAGGCCCCTGTCCTCCAGATCGTGCTCAACCGCGCCGCGATGGCCCGCTACAACGTGCAGGCCGACGCCGTGAACCGCGTCGTCGAGACGGCTTTCGCCGGCCACGAATCGGGCGTCATCGTGGACGGCAACCGGCGCTATCCGATCATCACGCGACTCGCCGAAGCCGCGCGCCAGGATTTCGCCGCCGTCGGCGACCTGCCCGTCCGCACTGCCGACGGCGGCACGGTCGCGCTGCGGCAGGTCGCGGACGTGAGCGTCACGGAAAGCGTCAACACCATCACGCGCGAGGCCTTCCAGCGCCGCATGGCCATCCAGGTCAACCTGCGCGGACGCGACGTGCAGGGTTTTGTCGACGAGACGCGCGAGAAGATCGCCGCAGGGATCGAGATGCCCGACGGCTATTTTGTCGAATACGGCGGCGCCTTCAAAAATCTCCAGGAAGCGCGCAAGCGCCTGACGATCGTGGTGCCGGCCGCTCTGGCGCTGATTTTCCTGCTCATCTTCATGGCGTTCGGGAGCCTCCGCCAGGCGCTCGTGGTTTACTCCGGTATCCCGCTCGCCGTCACCGGAGGCATCCTTGCGCTCTGGGCGCGCGACATGCCGTTCTCGATCTCGGCGGCGGTGGGTTTCATTGCCCTCTCCGGCGTGGCCGTGCTCAACGGCGTGATGATGATCACGTTCATCAACCAGCTTCGCGAGGAAGGCCGCACCGTCCGCGAAGCCGTGATCGAGGGCGCGCTCACGCGGCTGCGTCCCGTGCTGATGACCGCGCTGGTCGCCTCGCTCGGCTTCGTGCCGATGGCGCTCGCCCGCGGCTCCGGCGCCGAAGTCCAGCGGCCGCTGGCAACTGTCGTGATTGGCGGTATCATCAGCGCGACTCTGCTCACTCTCGTTCTTCTGCCCGCGCTTTATGACTGGTGCGAGCAGCGGACATGGAAACCCGATTCCGGCTCAGGCAAACCGGCCGCAACCACGCCTGCTTCCTGA
- a CDS encoding nucleotide-binding protein: MKPVVLDTSVLISGLLKSRGASAVLVDAFFAGRLHLAWSRETSAEYAEVMAREEFGIDLRERVAVLLKLRSSGGEVSPEPVPDADWPDADDLPFVAAALATEGKVIVTHNPRDFAPAKALGITILSPGEALERLRDGGL, encoded by the coding sequence GTGAAACCGGTAGTTCTGGATACCAGTGTTTTGATTTCGGGCCTGCTGAAATCACGGGGAGCTTCTGCGGTGCTTGTGGATGCATTCTTTGCTGGACGCCTGCATCTGGCATGGAGTCGTGAGACATCGGCTGAGTATGCGGAAGTGATGGCGCGTGAGGAGTTCGGGATCGATCTCCGGGAGCGTGTGGCAGTCTTGCTGAAGCTGCGTTCATCTGGCGGCGAGGTTTCGCCTGAACCGGTGCCGGATGCTGATTGGCCGGATGCTGACGACCTGCCATTTGTAGCGGCAGCATTGGCTACGGAGGGCAAGGTTATCGTGACACACAATCCTCGTGATTTCGCTCCGGCGAAGGCGTTGGGGATAACGATCCTGAGCCCAGGTGAGGCACTGGAAAGGCTGCGGGACGGTGGACTCTGA
- a CDS encoding mraZ: protein MGRNGAYWEAFVPPLHMATLGKPFYTGLHRHTLDDKNRITIPSAWRSAHADGDTFLATPHPDGYIAVLPPAEVEKLHAKIAAMALTDRDAQDVAARFFAATHAFTFDKQGRIALTDELRAHAGIAKDGVLVGSLTKFNIYSPERWTRVEQRTAGENMGDLMRRIGI from the coding sequence ATGGGGCGAAATGGGGCATATTGGGAGGCATTCGTGCCACCACTCCACATGGCAACCTTGGGCAAACCGTTCTACACCGGCCTTCACAGGCACACGCTGGACGACAAGAATCGCATCACGATTCCGTCGGCGTGGCGGTCTGCCCACGCGGATGGAGACACCTTCCTCGCCACCCCGCATCCCGACGGCTACATCGCCGTTCTCCCGCCCGCCGAAGTCGAGAAGCTCCACGCCAAGATCGCCGCCATGGCGCTGACCGACCGCGATGCGCAGGACGTCGCCGCGCGCTTCTTCGCCGCCACCCACGCCTTCACGTTCGACAAGCAGGGCCGCATCGCCCTCACCGACGAACTCCGCGCCCACGCCGGCATCGCCAAGGACGGTGTCCTCGTCGGCTCGCTGACCAAGTTCAACATCTACAGCCCCGAGCGCTGGACCAGGGTCGAGCAGCGCACTGCCGGGGAAAACATGGGCGACCTCATGCGCCGCATCGGCATCTGA
- a CDS encoding 16S rRNA methyltransferase: MTATETMSEPAHIPVLLQPVLELLAPYADGRYLDCTFGGGGHTRALLDAAPRTRIVALDRDPAALPRAAALREEFGSGRFELIDRDFGRLGELAREHPALVAIREGKGFDGILFDLGVSSFQLDDTARGFSFRNDAPADMRMDPRSGVPASLWLETATDEMLFRAIRDYGEERHASRVVRAIKEARGTGALARTASLAGLIAAAIPARDRFASKIHPATRSFQGIRIAVNDELGALERALPAAFGLLRSGGVLAVISFHSLEDRPVKQAFRRLCGQPESQEDHRPADLREKAAEPLTRKPVTPDDAELAANPRARSAKLRAIRKL, from the coding sequence ATGACCGCCACCGAAACCATGTCCGAGCCCGCCCACATTCCCGTCCTCCTGCAGCCCGTGCTCGAGCTCCTCGCTCCGTATGCGGACGGGCGTTACCTGGACTGCACCTTCGGCGGCGGCGGCCATACCCGCGCGCTCCTCGACGCCGCCCCGCGCACCCGTATCGTCGCGCTCGATCGCGATCCCGCCGCGCTCCCCCGCGCCGCCGCGCTGCGCGAGGAATTCGGCTCCGGCCGTTTCGAGCTCATCGACCGCGATTTCGGCCGCCTCGGCGAACTCGCCCGCGAACACCCCGCTCTCGTCGCCATCCGCGAGGGCAAGGGCTTCGACGGCATCCTCTTCGACCTCGGCGTCTCCTCTTTCCAGCTCGACGACACCGCGCGCGGTTTTTCCTTCCGCAACGACGCCCCCGCCGACATGCGCATGGATCCCCGCTCCGGCGTCCCCGCCTCGCTCTGGCTCGAGACGGCCACCGACGAGATGCTCTTCCGCGCCATCCGCGACTACGGAGAAGAGCGCCATGCCTCCCGCGTCGTCCGCGCCATCAAGGAAGCCCGCGGCACCGGCGCCCTCGCCCGCACCGCCTCGCTCGCCGGGCTCATTGCCGCCGCCATCCCGGCGCGCGACCGTTTTGCCTCGAAAATCCATCCGGCCACCCGCTCCTTCCAGGGCATCCGCATCGCCGTCAACGACGAACTCGGCGCCCTCGAACGCGCCCTGCCCGCCGCCTTCGGGCTGCTCCGCTCCGGCGGCGTCCTCGCCGTCATCAGCTTCCACTCGCTCGAGGACCGTCCCGTCAAGCAGGCCTTCCGCCGGCTCTGCGGCCAGCCCGAAAGCCAGGAAGACCACCGCCCGGCCGATCTTCGCGAGAAGGCCGCCGAGCCGCTCACCCGCAAACCCGTAACCCCCGACGACGCCGAACTCGCCGCCAATCCCCGCGCCCGTTCCGCCAAGCTCCGCGCCATCCGCAAACTCTGA
- a CDS encoding peptidoglycan glycosyltransferase — protein MTSRGFASNYRIALVAGVVVAAFTGIGWRLADLHVFNREHYASQLDRARRKIETQPARRGDILARSSLDVRGNVLATSRTLIHLGVDPQMVREEDRPARAELARLLGLPLSEINRIMDTRTRPAPGSAASVTSAATARRIPEPTAEETDSDDIAPDTGARLIRWAKLSDTVEESAYTEILKLGIRGVYGNRTYIRAYPQRSLAAHLIGYINREGIPSGGVEAWADFYLRGQDGWRESEKDGLRRELAQFRTREVPPCDGYNVVLTIDTVIQHMVEQEMENLVATFRPEKATIIVSEPGTGYLLALANYPTFDLNDYARAPLEVQRNVAATDLVEPGSTFKIVAASAALNEGLVSPDTRFNCAADTVLYRGKPRRLMRDDHPFPQPLSVTEIIAHSSNRGAALLGMTVGDQKFYDYARAFGFGEKSGFPLGYEEGGIFAPPARWSDIDMTRIPAGYSIAATPLQIHYAMAAIANGGNLMVPGIIREVQDFSVDTKRGNEIANYTFAPKVRRTVITPRTAAIMRDLLQRVASDEGTARAAVIPDFEVAGKTGTAQKLINGRYSTRNHVGSFVGFFPASRPRVVISVIVDDGHPANGRPGYGAVVAIPSFKRIGEQLIQYLDIKPVRSTAAGGLLARQENSYR, from the coding sequence ATGACCTCCCGCGGTTTCGCCAGCAACTACCGCATCGCTCTCGTGGCCGGCGTAGTCGTCGCCGCGTTCACCGGCATTGGCTGGCGCCTAGCCGATCTCCACGTTTTCAACCGCGAGCACTACGCGTCCCAGCTCGACCGGGCCCGCCGCAAGATCGAGACGCAGCCCGCCCGCCGCGGCGACATCCTCGCCCGCTCCTCGCTCGATGTCCGTGGCAACGTCCTCGCCACCTCCCGCACCCTGATCCACCTCGGCGTCGATCCCCAGATGGTGCGCGAGGAGGATCGCCCCGCCCGCGCCGAACTCGCCCGGCTCCTCGGCCTGCCTCTCTCCGAAATCAACCGTATCATGGACACCAGGACGCGCCCCGCTCCCGGCAGCGCCGCGTCCGTGACATCCGCCGCCACCGCCCGCCGCATCCCCGAGCCCACCGCCGAGGAAACCGACAGCGACGACATCGCTCCCGACACCGGCGCCCGCCTCATCCGCTGGGCCAAACTCAGCGACACCGTCGAGGAATCCGCCTACACCGAAATCCTCAAGCTCGGCATCCGCGGCGTGTATGGCAACCGCACCTACATCCGCGCCTACCCGCAGCGCTCGCTCGCCGCCCACCTCATCGGCTACATCAACCGGGAAGGCATTCCCTCCGGCGGCGTCGAGGCCTGGGCCGATTTTTACCTGCGCGGCCAGGACGGCTGGCGCGAATCCGAAAAAGACGGGCTCCGCCGCGAACTCGCCCAGTTCCGCACCCGCGAAGTGCCCCCCTGCGACGGCTACAACGTCGTCCTCACCATCGACACCGTCATCCAGCACATGGTCGAGCAGGAGATGGAAAACCTCGTCGCCACCTTCCGCCCCGAAAAAGCCACCATCATCGTCAGCGAACCCGGCACCGGCTACCTCCTCGCGCTCGCCAACTACCCCACCTTCGATCTCAACGACTACGCCCGCGCTCCGCTTGAGGTGCAGCGCAACGTCGCCGCCACCGACCTCGTCGAGCCCGGTTCCACCTTCAAGATCGTCGCCGCCTCCGCCGCGCTCAACGAGGGCCTCGTCTCGCCCGACACCCGCTTCAACTGCGCCGCCGACACCGTCCTCTATCGTGGCAAACCCCGCCGCCTCATGCGCGACGACCACCCTTTCCCGCAGCCCCTCTCCGTCACCGAAATCATCGCCCACTCCAGCAACCGCGGCGCCGCGCTCCTCGGCATGACCGTCGGCGACCAGAAATTCTACGACTACGCCCGCGCCTTCGGTTTCGGCGAAAAAAGCGGCTTTCCCCTCGGCTATGAGGAAGGCGGCATCTTCGCCCCGCCCGCCCGCTGGAGCGACATCGACATGACCCGCATCCCCGCCGGCTACTCCATCGCCGCCACCCCGCTCCAGATCCACTACGCCATGGCCGCCATCGCCAACGGCGGCAACCTGATGGTCCCCGGCATCATTCGCGAGGTGCAGGATTTCAGCGTCGACACGAAGCGGGGCAACGAAATCGCCAACTACACCTTCGCCCCGAAAGTCCGCCGCACCGTCATCACCCCGCGCACCGCCGCCATCATGCGCGACCTGCTCCAGCGCGTCGCCTCCGACGAAGGCACCGCCAGGGCCGCCGTCATCCCCGACTTCGAGGTCGCCGGCAAGACCGGCACCGCGCAGAAGCTCATCAACGGCCGCTACTCCACGCGCAACCACGTCGGCTCCTTCGTCGGCTTCTTCCCCGCCAGCCGCCCCCGCGTCGTCATCTCCGTGATCGTCGACGACGGCCACCCCGCCAACGGGCGCCCCGGCTACGGCGCCGTCGTCGCCATCCCCAGCTTCAAACGGATCGGGGAACAACTGATCCAGTATCTCGACATCAAACCCGTCCGCAGCACCGCCGCCGGCGGGCTGCTCGCCCGCCAGGAAAACAGCTACCGATGA
- a CDS encoding UDP-N-acetylmuramyl peptide synthase, which translates to MAPQLADLFPAGEVLAVRGDLHRPISGLVMDSRRVVPGNVFFALPGLRTDGAAFVNEAVARGAVAIVGTQIPSVTPAKVTFVQVADPRATLARVARRYYKAPDTDLEVVGITGTNGKTTVAYLTKHFMEEHRRVGLLSTVNYDLGARTVPSFKTTPEALDIYGMLAQIRDAGCREAVMEVSSHGIAQNRVLDLSLAAAVFTNLTRDHLDYHKTLEDYFEVKTRLFTAGPGKAPRVAVINLDDEHGRALLARIPAHVKVVTYGEHPDAQVRATEVNLGFRESTFRIHWPEGSAVVRSPLIGRYNVSNVLAAAASVYGLGRDPQKFLPRLACFPGVPGRMERIESGQPWNVLVDYAHTDDALRNALGMLRAITPGRLLVVFGCGGNRDRTKRPLMTSAVQEHADFAFATADNPRNEPLQQIFADMKAGVTDPRKLTWIEDRRRAISLALDMAKPGDCLLIAGKGHETYQEFADTVTPFDDRQVVRELIAIKRFAQT; encoded by the coding sequence ATGGCACCACAACTCGCCGATCTCTTTCCCGCAGGTGAAGTCCTCGCCGTCCGCGGCGATCTCCACCGGCCCATCTCGGGGCTCGTCATGGACAGCCGCCGCGTTGTCCCCGGCAACGTCTTTTTCGCCCTGCCCGGCCTCCGCACCGACGGCGCGGCCTTTGTCAACGAAGCCGTCGCGCGCGGCGCCGTCGCCATCGTCGGCACGCAGATCCCCTCGGTGACTCCCGCCAAGGTCACCTTCGTGCAGGTCGCCGACCCGCGCGCCACCCTCGCCCGCGTCGCCCGCCGCTACTACAAGGCGCCCGACACCGATCTCGAGGTCGTCGGCATCACCGGCACCAACGGCAAGACCACCGTCGCCTACCTCACGAAGCACTTCATGGAGGAGCACCGCCGCGTCGGCCTGCTCAGCACCGTCAACTACGACCTCGGCGCCCGCACCGTCCCCTCCTTCAAGACCACGCCCGAGGCGCTCGATATCTACGGCATGCTCGCCCAGATCCGCGACGCCGGCTGCCGCGAGGCCGTCATGGAAGTCAGCTCGCACGGCATCGCGCAAAACCGCGTCCTCGACCTTTCGCTCGCCGCCGCCGTATTCACCAACCTGACACGCGACCACCTCGATTACCACAAGACCCTCGAGGACTATTTCGAGGTCAAGACCCGTCTCTTCACCGCCGGGCCCGGCAAGGCCCCGCGCGTCGCCGTCATCAACCTCGACGACGAACACGGCCGCGCCCTCCTCGCCCGCATTCCCGCCCATGTGAAGGTGGTCACATACGGCGAGCACCCCGACGCGCAGGTCCGCGCCACCGAGGTCAACCTCGGCTTCCGCGAATCCACCTTCCGCATCCACTGGCCCGAGGGCTCCGCCGTCGTGCGCTCGCCGCTCATCGGCCGCTACAATGTCAGCAACGTGCTCGCCGCCGCCGCCAGCGTTTACGGGCTCGGCCGCGACCCGCAGAAATTCCTCCCTCGCCTCGCCTGCTTCCCCGGCGTCCCCGGCCGCATGGAGCGCATCGAATCCGGCCAGCCGTGGAACGTCCTCGTCGACTACGCGCACACCGACGACGCCCTCCGCAACGCCCTCGGCATGCTCCGCGCCATCACGCCCGGCCGGCTCCTCGTCGTCTTCGGCTGCGGCGGCAACCGCGACCGCACCAAACGCCCGCTCATGACGAGCGCCGTGCAGGAGCACGCCGATTTTGCCTTCGCCACCGCCGACAACCCCCGCAACGAGCCACTCCAGCAGATCTTCGCCGACATGAAAGCCGGCGTCACCGATCCGCGCAAACTCACCTGGATCGAGGATCGCCGCCGCGCCATCAGCCTCGCGCTCGACATGGCCAAGCCCGGCGACTGCCTCCTCATCGCCGGCAAAGGCCACGAGACGTATCAGGAATTTGCCGACACCGTCACTCCCTTCGACGACCGCCAGGTCGTCCGCGAACTCATCGCGATCAAACGCTTCGCCCAGACCTGA